Within the Ochrobactrum vermis genome, the region GAAACTGTTGCCGTGCCGCTCAGTCACCTGCACGTCATGAAGGGAGACCGTCTGTTTATGCGGATCGATGATCCAGATACTTGTCTTGCCATTTTCATCGAGCAAGGCCTGTATCGGCATCGTCACGAGATTCTGTTCGGGTGCAGCCATCGCCGCCCGGATCGTTGCACCGAGGCGAAAACCTTCCGGTGGATTTTCGAGGGCAATACGTACCCGGCGTGTGCGCGTCTGCGCATCCGCCTGTGGGGCGACCTCGCGCACCGTTCCCTGCCCGGTGACAGTGGGATCGGCCTGAAGCTGCACATTGAATGACGTACCCTGCACGAAATACTGCGTCATGCTGTCTGGAATATCGAGCACCGCCTCGCGAATATCGGGGCGCGCGACCGTCATAACGGTCTGACCGGCGGCAACCACCTGTCCGACTTCCGCATCCGTTGCCGAGATGACGCCATCGTAATCGGGGCGCAGCACGGCATAGCTGCGCTGGTCCTGCGCTTTTTTCAACCCGGCCCGAGCCTTTTCAAGCCCCGCCTCGGCGCTGTCCCGCGCCTGCCTTGCAGCATCATAATCAGCTTGCGAGACATTGTTGCCCTTGAGCAGGATACGCTGGCGTTCCTCGCTCGCCGAGGCGTTGGCAAATTGGGCTTCGGCGCTTGCCAGATCTGCCTTTGCCGACTGAACCGCAAGATCGAGATTGGAAGGGTCGACCATGGCCACCATCTCGTCTTTCTTCACGAGATCCCCCACCTGCACAGGCCGATTGATAATCCTCCCGAGCACACGGAATGCAAGATCGGTGGAGTAACGCGGCTCAATCGTGCCAGCGAAGCCTGTCTGCGTTACGGGCTTGGGTTCGACCACCATGTAAAGAACGGGGCGCACAACGTCCGCATCCGTTTGCTTTTCTTCTTCCTTGCCACAAGCGCTGAGCACAACCGCTGCGCCTAACAAGGCAAGGTATCCCATTGACCGGATCGCAGGAAACTGGATTGCCGTTTTCATTGCGCAACTAGTCCTTCCTGTTCCTGCACGACTTCGGCCGGCTCGCCGGAACGCAACATCTGCGCGCCCTTCGTGACGATCAGCTCGCCTTCCTGCAGTCCGCCCTCGACGAGCAACCGGCCTTTCTCGTAGGCGAGTACCTTGATCGGGACCAGTGTTGCCACCTTGGAATCCTTCGAGAGCCTCCAGACGGCCGTGCGCCCGGCATCCGAAGTCATTGCGCTCCACGGCAGAACCACGACTTTCACAGTGTCCATATGAACCGTACCGGTCACCGTGGCTCCAAGTGCCATCTGGGGTGGCGTTTGCGCTATTCCGACTTTCACCCGCACGGTTCCGGTCTGCGCATCGACCACCGGAGAAATTTCGCGGATCTTGCCTTCTGCGCTCACCGAAGCATCGGACAGAAGTGCAATCGTTACGCCCATCCCGATCTTGGCA harbors:
- a CDS encoding efflux RND transporter periplasmic adaptor subunit — translated: MKTAIQFPAIRSMGYLALLGAAVVLSACGKEEEKQTDADVVRPVLYMVVEPKPVTQTGFAGTIEPRYSTDLAFRVLGRIINRPVQVGDLVKKDEMVAMVDPSNLDLAVQSAKADLASAEAQFANASASEERQRILLKGNNVSQADYDAARQARDSAEAGLEKARAGLKKAQDQRSYAVLRPDYDGVISATDAEVGQVVAAGQTVMTVARPDIREAVLDIPDSMTQYFVQGTSFNVQLQADPTVTGQGTVREVAPQADAQTRTRRVRIALENPPEGFRLGATIRAAMAAPEQNLVTMPIQALLDENGKTSIWIIDPHKQTVSLHDVQVTERHGNSFVAGGVDIGSYVAIAGVNELKEGQQVRLNEKGTGL